A stretch of Mytilus edulis chromosome 11, xbMytEdul2.2, whole genome shotgun sequence DNA encodes these proteins:
- the LOC139494454 gene encoding uncharacterized protein produces the protein MQSCLIGNVQNFLNDNRITWQLNPPHASHFGGAWERLIGVSRRILDSLLLENRFKDLTHEMLTTFLAEVTAIVNNRPLTCVSYDSESPSVITPSLLFTQKADDICPFPDFEKKDSIRHHWKYVQFLAQQFWAKWRQEYLHSLQVRPKWQTEKQNVKVGTVLLMKDNNCARNYWPTGIVQRVFPSEDGKIRKVELRIIRDGQPVTYVRPISQIVLLVEPE, from the coding sequence atgcagagttgtctcattggtaatgtTCAGAACTTTTTAAACGACAATCGAATTACATGGCAGTTGAACCCGCCCCATGCCTCTCATTTCGGTGGAGCATGGGAACGACTTATCGGAGTGTCTAGGAGAATATTGGACTCATTGCTGTTAGAAAACCGTTTCAAAGACTTGACTCATGAGATGTTAACTACCTTTTTAGCAGAAGTTACTGCAATTGTCAACAACCGACCATTGACATGTGTATCGTATGACTCTGAGTCACCAAGTGTGATCACTCCGTCTCTTCTGTTCACTCAAAAAGCAGACGACATTTGTCCATTTCCcgattttgagaaaaaagacTCTATTAGACATCATTGGAAGTATGTGCAATTTCTCGCTCAACAATTCTGGGCAAAGTGGCGACAGGAATATTTACATTCATTGCAAGTACGACCTAAATGGCAAAcggaaaaacaaaatgttaaagttGGAACAGTATTACTCATGAAAGACAATAATTGTGCAAGAAATTACTGGCCAACTGGTATCGTTCAAAGAGTTTTCCCCAGTGAGGATGGAAAAATTCGTAAAGTTGAACTTCGAATCATTCGTGATGGTCAACCAGTGACTTATGTGAGACCAATATCTCAAATCGTTTTGCTTGTTGAGCCTGAATAA